In Candidatus Bathyarchaeota archaeon, a single window of DNA contains:
- a CDS encoding ATP-binding cassette domain-containing protein — protein MKDFEYLINVENLHKRFERNGLAVRLFNGLNFSLNEKDFIVIIGEGGTGKTTLVNILTGLEKPSEGVISVIGQDLSKIGDRKITRLRLEKMGLVLQTSTLISDLTVYENIQLPMLLKKIPFSEQKSRVKELLEFFGISKKSKFLPNEISAGERKKTEIARALILDPPILILDEPVSNLDSPTINTFIPFLKGLKHLRDRTVLLTTNNLKIAKMANKEIFLETPKIK, from the coding sequence ATGAAAGATTTTGAATATCTGATCAATGTTGAGAATCTGCATAAAAGGTTCGAAAGGAATGGATTAGCTGTGCGTCTCTTTAATGGTCTTAATTTCAGCTTAAATGAGAAAGACTTTATTGTAATTATTGGAGAGGGCGGAACCGGAAAGACTACTCTAGTAAATATTTTAACAGGATTGGAAAAACCGAGCGAGGGAGTTATATCTGTTATTGGCCAAGATTTATCAAAAATTGGAGATAGAAAGATAACAAGACTAAGATTAGAAAAAATGGGATTAGTTCTTCAAACATCAACTTTGATATCTGATCTTACTGTTTATGAGAACATCCAATTGCCAATGCTACTAAAAAAGATTCCATTTTCTGAGCAGAAATCTCGAGTTAAAGAGCTACTGGAATTTTTTGGAATATCAAAAAAATCCAAGTTCCTACCAAATGAAATCAGTGCTGGTGAAAGAAAAAAAACTGAGATCGCTCGCGCACTTATCTTGGATCCACCAATTCTTATCTTGGATGAGCCAGTATCCAATCTTGATTCTCCAACAATAAATACCTTTATTCCATTTCTAAAAGGCCTTAAACATTTACGAGATCGTACGGTCTTATTGACCACTAATAATCTTAAGATTGCTAAAATGGCAAATAAGGAAATATTTTTGGAAACACCAAAAATAAAATAA
- the gap gene encoding type I glyceraldehyde-3-phosphate dehydrogenase, whose protein sequence is MPIKIGINGFGRIGRVFYRASLKDDEFNKNFEVVAVNDITDSRTLAHLLKYDSVHGVLDKEISWTESSIKIDDKEIKVLSERDPANLPWSSLGAEIVLESTGLFRDRDNANKHIKAGANKVIVSAPAKDPDATLVLGVNQEAYDKDKHNIISMASCTTNCLAPMVKVLHDNFGVNRGLMTTIHAYTNDQRMLDLPHKDLRRARAGAVSIIPTTTGAAKAIGLIIPELQGKLNGLSLRVPVPDGSVTDLTAELKNSADFQEINNAYKKASEGELKGILQYTEDPIVSSDIIGNPHSCILDGPNTTILSGQSQWAKIFGWYDNEWGFSCRLVDLFKFIAKN, encoded by the coding sequence ATGCCCATAAAAATCGGTATTAATGGATTCGGTAGGATAGGCAGAGTTTTCTACAGAGCCTCATTAAAGGACGATGAATTCAATAAGAATTTTGAAGTGGTCGCAGTTAACGATATTACTGATTCAAGAACTCTGGCTCATTTGTTAAAGTATGATTCAGTTCATGGTGTTTTAGATAAGGAGATTTCATGGACAGAATCATCTATAAAAATCGATGATAAAGAGATCAAAGTATTATCTGAGAGAGATCCAGCCAATCTTCCTTGGAGTTCCCTTGGTGCTGAGATCGTATTAGAATCCACAGGTCTCTTTAGAGATAGAGATAATGCTAACAAACATATTAAGGCTGGAGCCAACAAAGTAATTGTGTCAGCACCAGCAAAGGATCCTGATGCAACATTAGTCCTTGGAGTTAATCAAGAAGCATATGATAAAGATAAGCACAACATAATTTCAATGGCATCATGCACAACAAATTGCCTTGCCCCCATGGTTAAGGTTTTGCACGATAATTTTGGAGTCAATAGAGGTCTGATGACTACAATCCATGCTTATACTAATGATCAAAGGATGTTAGACTTACCCCATAAGGATTTAAGAAGGGCAAGAGCTGGAGCAGTGTCAATAATTCCTACCACTACAGGAGCAGCGAAAGCTATAGGACTTATTATCCCAGAGCTTCAAGGCAAACTCAATGGTCTTTCTTTGAGAGTCCCTGTGCCTGATGGTTCAGTTACGGATTTGACTGCTGAATTAAAGAATTCAGCGGACTTCCAAGAAATAAATAATGCATATAAGAAGGCGTCTGAGGGTGAACTTAAAGGTATACTACAATACACTGAAGACCCCATTGTATCATCGGATATTATAGGTAATCCACATTCGTGTATTCTTGATGGACCTAACACAACGATCCTTTCGGGCCAATCGCAATGGGCTAAAATCTTTGGCTGGTATGATAATGAATGGGGCTTCTCTTGCAGGTTAGTTGACCTATTCAAATTCATTGCGAAAAATTAG
- the pgk gene encoding phosphoglycerate kinase — protein MSEFLTLDDVDVKKKVVLLRVDINVPYDPQTGSISDSERLRAHAETVRELSDKSGRIVVLAHQGRKGEQDFIHLNQHADFLSKHSNKEIKYVEDVIGKAAVGGIKNLREGEVLLLDNVRLLDDETIEKSIEEHANSKLVYTLSPLADVFVNDAFSVAHRAHASIIGFTARLPSFAGRVMEREIKSCEKALNPERPNVFILGGAKPKDYVKILDHMLSKGILTEVLTCGLLGQLFLLANGIDIGQASTEVLKKKGVFYLIEKLKDLYTEYEERIKIPLDVAEEVNDARVERKINELPCEGPIMDIGNNTIEKYKEILKSAKTIVVKGPAGVYEKKGFGLGTRNLLDEISKSKGFTLIGGGDTSVAVAKLGFKSDNFSYVSIAGGALITYLSGKDMPGVRALKEVAKR, from the coding sequence TTGTCTGAGTTCCTAACCTTAGACGATGTTGATGTCAAAAAAAAGGTTGTATTATTAAGGGTTGACATAAACGTCCCATATGATCCTCAAACAGGTTCTATATCAGATAGTGAAAGGTTAAGAGCTCATGCAGAAACTGTGAGAGAATTATCAGATAAAAGCGGCAGAATAGTTGTTTTAGCTCATCAGGGAAGGAAAGGGGAGCAAGATTTTATTCACCTTAATCAACATGCTGATTTCTTAAGCAAGCATTCCAATAAAGAAATCAAATATGTTGAAGATGTGATTGGTAAAGCGGCAGTAGGTGGTATTAAGAATCTTAGAGAGGGAGAAGTTCTACTTTTAGATAATGTTAGGCTGCTCGATGATGAAACCATAGAAAAAAGTATTGAAGAACATGCCAATAGTAAACTAGTCTATACTCTCTCACCTTTGGCTGATGTATTCGTTAATGATGCTTTCTCAGTAGCACATAGGGCTCATGCTTCAATAATTGGATTCACAGCTAGGTTGCCTTCATTTGCAGGAAGAGTAATGGAGCGAGAAATAAAATCCTGTGAAAAGGCGTTGAATCCTGAAAGGCCAAATGTATTCATCCTAGGTGGAGCAAAACCCAAGGATTATGTTAAAATTCTTGATCATATGCTAAGTAAAGGGATTCTAACTGAAGTATTAACATGTGGTTTGTTAGGTCAACTTTTCTTATTAGCCAATGGTATAGATATAGGTCAAGCAAGTACTGAGGTTCTAAAGAAAAAAGGTGTATTTTATTTAATTGAGAAATTGAAGGATCTTTATACCGAATACGAGGAAAGAATTAAAATTCCATTAGATGTTGCTGAAGAAGTAAACGATGCAAGAGTTGAAAGGAAAATAAATGAGCTACCCTGTGAAGGACCTATAATGGATATAGGTAATAACACAATTGAAAAATATAAAGAGATTCTAAAAAGTGCAAAAACCATAGTTGTAAAGGGCCCGGCAGGAGTATATGAAAAAAAGGGGTTTGGATTAGGGACTCGCAATTTATTAGACGAAATCAGCAAATCCAAAGGTTTTACGCTAATTGGTGGTGGTGACACTTCAGTAGCTGTTGCAAAGTTAGGTTTCAAATCTGATAATTTCTCATATGTCAGCATAGCTGGAGGTGCACTTATCACTTATTTATCAGGAAAAGATATGCCTGGTGTGAGGGCTCTAAAAGAGGTTGCAAAGCGTTAA
- a CDS encoding CdvA-like protein translates to MEEIKKYLGESVFDAYGRTIGKIINLELDANNKAESIKTLSGKGEFIEYPINQVAIEQGRIICLPPWEKEAKGILRQLNTLRKRINALDELYKSGEIREEFYKSLKSNYESSFSKIKESRENILEKAEKRKEDLINKINELQIIFANNKMQFHSGEMDEVTFKPCQEIIQKHIESALKEKNKIDDISKEIISFDETKVVISTTEEEETQATSEEPKDDMTSSTIEEEETQTTLDESKEYMTSTSMDEEKTTDDEELKDDVTSTEEEEEEEEETTDKEETIDEEETQATSEEPKDDMTSSTIEEEETQTTSDEPKDKIIVKIREDF, encoded by the coding sequence TTGGAAGAAATTAAGAAATACTTAGGCGAGTCTGTTTTTGATGCCTACGGAAGAACAATAGGCAAGATAATTAATCTTGAGTTAGATGCTAATAATAAAGCTGAATCCATTAAGACACTATCAGGAAAAGGCGAATTCATTGAGTACCCTATAAATCAAGTGGCTATTGAGCAAGGGCGAATTATTTGCCTGCCGCCATGGGAAAAAGAGGCAAAAGGGATACTAAGACAGCTTAATACTTTGAGAAAGAGAATCAATGCACTAGATGAACTTTATAAATCTGGAGAAATACGTGAAGAATTCTATAAATCATTGAAAAGCAATTATGAAAGCTCATTTTCAAAAATAAAAGAGTCGCGTGAAAATATTTTAGAAAAAGCAGAAAAGAGAAAGGAAGATCTGATCAATAAAATAAATGAACTTCAAATTATTTTTGCCAATAATAAAATGCAATTTCATTCGGGAGAAATGGACGAGGTGACATTCAAACCTTGTCAAGAAATCATCCAAAAGCATATTGAGAGTGCACTAAAAGAGAAAAATAAGATTGATGACATTTCTAAAGAAATTATTAGCTTTGACGAAACTAAGGTAGTTATTTCAACAACAGAGGAAGAAGAAACCCAGGCCACTTCAGAAGAACCAAAAGACGACATGACTTCTTCAACCATTGAGGAAGAAGAAACCCAAACAACTTTAGATGAATCAAAGGAATACATGACCTCTACAAGCATGGATGAAGAAAAAACCACGGATGACGAAGAATTAAAGGATGATGTAACTTCAACAGAGGAAGAAGAAGAGGAAGAAGAAGAAACCACGGATAAAGAAGAAACCATAGATGAAGAAGAAACCCAGGCCACTTCAGAAGAACCAAAAGACGACATGACTTCTTCAACCATTGAGGAAGAAGAAACCCAAACAACTTCAGATGAACCAAAAGATAAAATTATAGTTAAAATAAGGGAGGATTTTTGA
- a CDS encoding tyrosine--tRNA ligase — protein sequence MDLEKRLSQITKNVKEIVTIEELRKLIETEKRPKAYWGFECSGLMHLGMGLVCGNKIRNLVDADFDFTIFLADWHSWINNKLGGDIENIRICGEYFKHCFTAIGIPPDKVNYLWASDLVKGSDYWEKVIKIAKETSLQRVSRALPIMGRQLKQEDIEAASIFYPCMQAADIFQIGVDVACAGMDQRKAHMLARDVAEKLGFKKSISLHTPLLMGLSDPKKSSEVYDEDSDLSKQITTKMSKSIPGSSIYIHDSPEEIKKKIQNAYCPPKQVEENPMIEIIKYIILPERTEFEVVRPEKYGGNISFTSLDEIIELYRKEAIHPLDLKNSVAESLIEILKRVRDYFEKNPEPLEAMNKIEVTR from the coding sequence ATGGATCTTGAAAAAAGATTGAGTCAAATCACCAAGAATGTAAAAGAGATTGTGACTATTGAAGAGTTAAGAAAACTCATTGAAACAGAGAAACGCCCTAAAGCATACTGGGGATTTGAGTGCTCCGGCCTGATGCATTTAGGAATGGGGCTTGTATGTGGTAATAAGATCAGGAATTTAGTAGATGCAGATTTTGATTTCACTATTTTTCTAGCTGATTGGCATTCTTGGATTAACAATAAACTAGGAGGAGATATAGAGAATATTAGGATTTGCGGTGAGTATTTCAAGCATTGCTTCACTGCAATTGGAATCCCACCTGATAAAGTAAATTATCTATGGGCCTCTGATTTGGTAAAAGGTTCTGACTATTGGGAGAAGGTAATAAAGATCGCCAAAGAGACATCTCTTCAAAGAGTATCAAGAGCATTACCTATAATGGGTAGGCAACTAAAGCAGGAGGATATCGAAGCTGCATCAATATTCTATCCTTGTATGCAAGCAGCTGATATTTTTCAGATAGGTGTTGATGTTGCGTGTGCTGGTATGGATCAAAGAAAAGCACATATGCTAGCTAGAGATGTTGCCGAGAAATTAGGTTTTAAGAAAAGTATAAGCTTGCACACACCGCTCTTGATGGGTTTGTCTGATCCAAAAAAATCTAGTGAGGTTTATGATGAGGATTCAGATTTAAGTAAGCAAATAACAACAAAGATGTCAAAAAGTATCCCTGGAAGCTCAATATATATTCATGATTCTCCAGAGGAGATAAAGAAAAAAATTCAAAATGCATACTGCCCACCCAAGCAAGTAGAAGAGAACCCTATGATTGAAATTATTAAATACATCATTCTTCCTGAAAGGACAGAATTCGAAGTTGTAAGACCTGAGAAATATGGTGGAAATATTAGCTTCACCAGTCTTGACGAAATAATAGAATTATATCGAAAGGAGGCTATTCATCCGCTCGATCTTAAGAATAGCGTGGCTGAAAGCCTCATAGAAATATTGAAAAGAGTCAGAGATTATTTTGAAAAGAATCCAGAGCCTTTAGAAGCCATGAATAAGATAGAAGTTACAAGATAG
- a CDS encoding AAA family ATPase, with translation MSASEELEKLAVKYASEAIQLDQQGSRGLATAKFQRAIEILLKLCALYPNSPQNKIYMEHVESYKKRIESLSGQPESQDSTLLPSDEGKAKFDQLVLTEKPSVRWSDIANLKVAKKAIEESIVFPAKRPDLFPLGWPGGILFFGPPGCGKTLLAAAIATEIDATFFCVDAASIMSKWLGESEKNVAQLFKDAKKKSTNDQPAIIFIDEIDSLVRYSVGEVGGEARARNQFLKEMDGILDKNQSTHSYVIGATNKPWALDHPFIRRFQKRIFVPLPDAISRSEMFKLFSKNLKISPNVDFNELSKMTAGYSGSDIRDIFQSAQIKVVRDLFENGNPEDKNTAPRYIDMNDFSEIFKRRKPSISPNTIRHYEKWFEEFKAL, from the coding sequence ATGTCCGCTTCTGAAGAATTAGAAAAATTAGCTGTCAAATATGCTTCAGAGGCTATTCAATTAGATCAACAAGGTTCCAGAGGATTAGCGACTGCAAAATTTCAAAGGGCTATTGAAATTTTACTGAAACTTTGTGCACTATATCCGAATTCACCTCAAAATAAAATATACATGGAACATGTGGAGTCTTACAAAAAAAGGATTGAATCCTTAAGTGGCCAACCAGAAAGTCAAGACTCAACTTTATTACCCTCTGATGAAGGTAAAGCTAAATTTGATCAATTAGTATTGACCGAAAAGCCCTCCGTTAGATGGAGCGACATTGCTAATTTAAAAGTAGCAAAAAAGGCTATAGAAGAATCAATAGTTTTTCCTGCAAAAAGACCTGATCTGTTTCCACTTGGGTGGCCAGGAGGTATATTGTTTTTTGGTCCTCCTGGTTGTGGAAAAACATTACTGGCTGCGGCTATTGCTACCGAAATCGATGCAACTTTCTTTTGTGTCGATGCAGCTTCAATAATGTCAAAATGGCTTGGTGAATCCGAAAAGAATGTTGCACAACTTTTTAAAGATGCTAAGAAAAAAAGCACTAATGATCAACCAGCGATCATTTTCATTGATGAGATAGATTCTTTAGTTAGATATAGTGTTGGTGAAGTGGGTGGCGAAGCTAGAGCGAGAAATCAATTTCTTAAAGAAATGGACGGGATTTTGGACAAAAACCAATCTACACATTCTTACGTTATAGGTGCCACCAATAAACCTTGGGCACTGGATCACCCATTCATTAGAAGGTTTCAGAAAAGGATCTTTGTTCCTTTACCTGATGCTATATCAAGATCAGAAATGTTTAAGCTGTTTTCAAAAAATCTTAAGATATCTCCCAATGTTGATTTCAATGAACTTTCAAAAATGACTGCTGGCTACTCTGGAAGCGATATAAGAGATATCTTTCAATCAGCTCAAATCAAAGTGGTAAGAGATCTATTTGAGAATGGCAATCCGGAAGACAAGAATACTGCTCCAAGATATATTGACATGAATGATTTCTCAGAAATTTTCAAGAGAAGAAAACCAAGCATTTCTCCTAATACTATCAGGCATTATGAGAAGTGGTTTGAGGAGTTTAAAGCTCTTTAA
- a CDS encoding Snf7 family protein → MYQLNDQLENLENSISKLKQRDKEILQKCVGAQVTKDFSHAKIYANECAEIRKMVKLAISSQLSLEKVVIRLQRISEFKDVLTNLNPVMSILKETENRISDFVPEVASGIEDVNSMLNELSTEAAVPSVRNIEEVAANQEAKKVLEESNILAEQRIKEQFPDIPDFPTFSKESNKPEPVALTTDGEALPLYERVYDYLKERKGDLSITECASWLEVTPEDVKRAVDYLKKEGKVIIE, encoded by the coding sequence ATTTACCAGCTCAATGATCAATTAGAAAACCTAGAAAACTCTATATCAAAACTTAAGCAAAGAGACAAAGAAATCCTCCAAAAGTGTGTAGGCGCTCAAGTTACTAAGGATTTTTCACATGCAAAAATCTATGCGAATGAATGTGCAGAAATACGGAAAATGGTAAAACTAGCAATAAGTAGTCAGCTTTCTTTAGAAAAGGTTGTTATTAGACTTCAAAGGATTTCCGAATTTAAAGACGTTCTGACAAATCTAAACCCAGTAATGAGCATTTTAAAAGAAACTGAAAATAGGATTTCAGATTTTGTTCCCGAAGTGGCTAGTGGTATTGAAGATGTCAACTCTATGCTAAACGAGTTAAGTACCGAAGCAGCTGTACCATCGGTAAGAAATATTGAGGAAGTTGCTGCAAATCAAGAAGCAAAAAAGGTTTTAGAAGAATCAAATATACTTGCTGAACAGAGAATTAAAGAACAATTCCCCGATATACCAGATTTCCCAACATTCTCCAAAGAGTCAAACAAACCTGAACCTGTAGCTTTAACAACGGATGGAGAAGCATTGCCATTGTATGAGCGAGTTTATGATTATCTGAAAGAACGTAAAGGTGATTTAAGCATTACAGAATGTGCCTCTTGGTTAGAAGTTACTCCAGAGGATGTGAAAAGAGCGGTAGATTACCTGAAAAAGGAAGGAAAAGTGATAATCGAATAA
- a CDS encoding Snf7 family protein: MFRKKPSFTERIKEAIHPTPMKRKITSTLHRLSVQLKHLERKSYQLQNRDKELYKKCVSALQSKKNEMATMYANECAEIRKIMMTTIKSQLALEQVKLRLETIKDFGEYTYLMGSVLSVIDGIKSQLVSILPDISNELSDIGETLQNMVVEIGDATDQSVDTSIPTEEGNKILDEATAVAEQKMKETLPEIPPIPTKESKI, encoded by the coding sequence GTGTTTAGAAAAAAACCATCATTTACAGAAAGAATAAAGGAAGCTATACATCCAACCCCAATGAAACGAAAGATTACTTCGACTCTCCATCGACTTTCTGTTCAACTTAAGCATTTAGAGAGAAAATCATATCAATTACAAAATAGAGACAAAGAATTATACAAGAAATGTGTTTCTGCTTTGCAATCAAAGAAAAATGAAATGGCTACAATGTATGCGAACGAATGTGCAGAAATACGGAAAATTATGATGACAACAATAAAAAGTCAACTTGCTCTGGAACAGGTAAAATTACGACTGGAGACGATTAAAGACTTTGGAGAGTACACATATCTAATGGGATCTGTTCTTAGCGTAATTGACGGAATCAAGTCACAGCTTGTGAGCATTCTTCCTGACATCTCTAATGAATTATCAGACATTGGTGAAACATTACAAAATATGGTTGTAGAGATAGGAGATGCTACTGATCAATCAGTTGATACATCAATTCCAACAGAAGAAGGTAATAAAATCTTGGATGAAGCCACGGCTGTAGCTGAACAGAAGATGAAGGAAACGCTTCCAGAGATTCCACCAATACCTACTAAGGAATCAAAAATCTGA
- a CDS encoding Tfx family DNA-binding protein, with product MTKDSITLLTDRQIQVLKLRNKGLTQEEVAKKLSTSRENITILESRAHRNIDRARETIEALKDLGMAIRIFIKPKTHVLDIANIILKNADKANIRIGTDCVELLDRIKIKGRDKISKKRVTKTLSILILPDGKLLVE from the coding sequence TTGACTAAAGATTCGATTACATTATTGACGGACCGTCAGATACAAGTATTAAAATTAAGAAACAAAGGACTTACGCAAGAAGAAGTGGCTAAAAAACTAAGCACTAGTAGGGAGAATATCACTATTCTTGAAAGTAGGGCACATAGAAATATTGATCGTGCAAGAGAAACTATTGAGGCTTTAAAAGATCTCGGGATGGCTATTAGAATTTTTATTAAACCAAAAACGCATGTTCTCGATATAGCTAACATTATTCTAAAAAATGCTGATAAAGCCAACATAAGGATAGGAACCGATTGCGTAGAATTGTTGGATAGAATTAAGATTAAAGGCAGGGATAAAATCAGTAAAAAGAGAGTAACAAAAACCCTATCGATTTTGATACTTCCTGATGGAAAATTATTAGTGGAATAG
- a CDS encoding CdvA-like protein — protein sequence MFSFSNIEMKHFFGKKTRDIYGRYLGQVVAILKNSDGELESIKVDQSEGRLVKYSAEQMMTNKDEIVIIPEWKIQAEQMIKELNTFRSRMDALEAMLEKEEVSKEIYENLKANQKQSIDSLKGQNNEFISSMKQRQEELDRQINELTNFLVEIRTGKKEGKIESSKYTKASKSIEQNLNFLFLEKKDVEDIIKESEEKKLDQNFE from the coding sequence ATGTTTTCATTTTCTAATATTGAAATGAAACATTTCTTTGGAAAAAAGACTAGGGACATCTATGGACGTTATTTAGGTCAAGTTGTGGCGATTTTAAAGAATTCTGATGGCGAATTAGAATCCATTAAGGTAGATCAAAGTGAAGGCAGATTAGTCAAATATTCCGCAGAGCAAATGATGACGAATAAAGATGAGATAGTAATCATACCAGAATGGAAAATTCAGGCTGAACAAATGATAAAAGAGCTCAATACATTCCGAAGCAGAATGGATGCCCTGGAGGCAATGCTGGAGAAGGAAGAAGTAAGTAAAGAAATCTATGAAAATCTCAAAGCCAATCAGAAGCAATCGATAGATTCATTGAAGGGACAGAATAATGAATTCATTAGTAGCATGAAGCAACGACAAGAAGAATTAGACAGACAAATCAATGAATTAACAAACTTTTTAGTAGAGATAAGAACTGGAAAGAAAGAAGGAAAAATTGAGAGTAGCAAATATACAAAAGCATCAAAATCGATCGAACAAAATCTGAACTTTTTGTTTCTAGAAAAAAAAGATGTAGAAGATATTATCAAAGAATCGGAAGAAAAGAAACTGGACCAGAATTTTGAATAG
- a CDS encoding Lrp/AsnC family transcriptional regulator, which yields MKFIDYIDLKILSELIENSKTSLVKIGKKLNLHPNVVAYRINKMEKQGIIKDYTVELDFEKLGLNEQMYVGLTLPPNSEREEILKKIMAIPQTMKVISSLGSPESIILLVGKDKAEINEAISKLKIFNVKMEYTAPVIKTYGNRDSGNFLKLLTKDVSMG from the coding sequence ATGAAGTTCATTGATTATATTGATTTAAAGATTTTGTCTGAATTAATTGAGAACTCTAAAACCTCACTTGTTAAGATCGGCAAAAAACTAAACCTTCATCCAAACGTTGTAGCATATAGAATAAACAAAATGGAGAAGCAAGGAATAATTAAGGATTATACTGTGGAATTGGATTTTGAAAAACTTGGCCTAAATGAACAAATGTATGTAGGATTGACTCTTCCACCAAACTCTGAGAGAGAAGAAATACTCAAAAAAATTATGGCGATCCCTCAAACAATGAAAGTGATAAGCTCTTTAGGCTCTCCTGAAAGCATAATTCTTCTAGTAGGCAAAGATAAAGCTGAAATTAATGAGGCAATATCGAAACTTAAAATCTTCAATGTTAAGATGGAATATACTGCCCCTGTCATAAAGACCTATGGAAATAGAGATTCTGGAAACTTCCTAAAATTACTGACTAAAGACGTCAGTATGGGTTGA
- a CDS encoding endonuclease Q family protein, with the protein MDLIEISRFCKIKGLNLIGTGDFTHPKWLSELREGLTEIDGSGLYRLSHNEKDPTLFMISGEVCTIFNRNEKSHRIHHVILAPSLDNAEQISDALQKYGDLDVDGRPFLKMNAAHLVEIISELSNQNVIFPAHAWTPWYSVFGSISGFDSLEDCYEDFSHKIFALETGLSSDPLMNWRVSDLDNLALLSNSDSHSAWPWRIGREANVFELNKMTYNDIIDSIKSRNDNFLFTIETNPAYGKYHWTGHRNCGISFPAKDAMSRGNVCPICRKKLTKGVEQRVEEMADREIGYKPSNAKDFFHLLPLSEIIAFILGKEQLASPKIWEVYNSLIKKFDNEYSVLIDAKKEGITMVAGKEIADTIIGIREGRMRVEPGYDGVYGKLEKKDKLDRQKTKEVKKITNLDDYIN; encoded by the coding sequence ATGGATCTAATTGAAATCTCACGTTTCTGCAAGATTAAAGGATTAAACCTAATCGGCACCGGAGATTTTACTCACCCCAAATGGCTAAGCGAATTGAGAGAAGGATTAACGGAAATTGATGGAAGCGGTTTGTATAGACTCTCACATAATGAGAAGGACCCCACGCTTTTCATGATAAGCGGAGAAGTTTGCACAATCTTTAACCGTAATGAAAAGAGCCATAGAATTCATCATGTAATCCTTGCACCAAGTTTAGATAATGCAGAACAAATATCTGATGCTCTTCAGAAATATGGAGACCTTGATGTAGATGGAAGACCCTTCCTCAAGATGAATGCTGCTCATTTAGTTGAAATCATCTCAGAATTATCAAATCAAAATGTAATTTTTCCTGCTCATGCTTGGACTCCGTGGTATAGTGTCTTCGGCTCAATTTCAGGATTTGATTCTTTAGAAGACTGCTATGAAGATTTTTCACATAAGATTTTTGCATTAGAAACTGGACTTTCTTCGGACCCGTTAATGAATTGGAGAGTAAGTGATTTAGATAATTTGGCTTTACTATCAAACTCAGATAGTCATTCAGCCTGGCCTTGGAGGATTGGTAGAGAGGCTAATGTCTTTGAACTGAATAAAATGACATATAATGATATAATTGATTCAATAAAAAGCAGAAATGATAATTTTCTTTTTACAATAGAGACTAATCCTGCCTATGGAAAATATCATTGGACAGGACACAGAAATTGTGGAATTTCTTTCCCTGCAAAAGATGCAATGTCTCGGGGCAATGTTTGTCCCATATGTCGTAAAAAATTGACTAAAGGTGTTGAACAACGGGTTGAGGAAATGGCCGACCGAGAAATCGGTTATAAACCTTCAAATGCCAAAGACTTTTTCCATCTTCTTCCACTTTCAGAGATAATAGCATTTATACTTGGAAAGGAACAATTGGCCAGCCCTAAAATCTGGGAAGTATATAACTCTCTTATTAAAAAATTCGATAATGAATATTCCGTACTTATTGATGCAAAAAAAGAGGGTATAACGATGGTTGCTGGAAAAGAAATTGCTGACACAATAATTGGGATAAGAGAAGGGAGAATGAGAGTCGAGCCTGGTTATGATGGTGTTTATGGTAAACTCGAAAAAAAAGACAAATTAGACAGACAAAAAACAAAAGAAGTCAAGAAGATTACTAATCTTGATGATTATATTAACTAA